GCCGCTTCTTCTTAATGAGCGCGATTCTGGTGGTTTTTGGCTCGGCCCGGGCTTTGCTTTATAGGTAGTTATCCCAGGAGGGATATATGGCAACTAAGAGATACTCACCTGCACGACGCACACTCCAAGTTTTGATCGTTTTCATTCTCTCTGCGATCATCAGCAGAACTGCGTTCGCAGCGACATCTAACGTCGAAAGCCGCGCCCAGCAATACTCTTGCTATTCAAATATGTGAGCGGTAATGTGATTTCCCTATGGAAATCAGAGATCCCGTCCACGGCTCCATTTATTATTCCGAACCCGAAGTTGCTGTTTTAGATACAGCTGAATATCAAAGACTCCGCGCTATCAAGCAGCTCGGTTTTGCTGAATTCAGTTTTCCGGGTGCAACCCACAATCGTTATTTGCATTCTGTGGGCGTGGCTCATCTCGCCGGCCAAGCTTTCGATTCCATTTTCAAAGCTCTGCCATTTTCCAAGAACTCTACACGCCTGCGCCTGCGCCAAGCCTTTCGTCTAGCAGCTTTGTTGCATGACGTGGGTCACGGTCCTCTCAGCCATACATCTGAGTTGGTGATGCCACATGTGGAAAGCTTGAACGTCAAAGTCTACGAACAAAGCATAAAACCAGAGATGCATAAAAACCGTCGCGCGAATCACGAGGACTATACTATTAAGTACGTCACGGATTCTCAGATCGCGGAAACCATTCGTCATGGGTTCCACGACCTTTTGCCAATTCATGTGGCTTGCTTGATCGATAAGACTCTGATTTGTCCCGATGACTTCTTTATGGATAACGGGATTGACTATCGCCCGATTCTTTCTCAGCTCGTCAGCTCCGAACTCGACGTTGATCGTATGGATTACCTCGAGCGCGATTCTTTCTTCTGCGGGACAAACTACGGCAAGATTGATCTTGGCTGGATTTTGCAAAACATGACGGCGCGTATGATGGACGGGAAAATGTACCTGGCCCTCAACCGTCGCGCACTTTATGCTTTCGATGACTTTTTGATTTCACGTCATCATATGTATCTGATGGTTTACTTCCATCATAAGAGCATCATCTATGAAGAGATGCTGAACCGTTATTTAACTTCTCCGGACTGCACTTTCGTCCTGCCTTCAGACATTCAGGAATACACTAAGTACAACGACTACAAGTTGCATGAACATTTGGCGTCAGCTCAAAATCCTTGGGCGCAGAGAATTGCGCAACGTAAACCGTACCGCGTGTTGGTCGAGCTTCATAATACGGCTGAAGACGGTCGCGCAGAGAACATCAAAAAGATTTTGGAAGCTGAAGATATTGATACTATTTGGGCGAGCTCGAAAGCACGTCTATCTAAGTACCATACTGCTTCGGCTGAAGACCGCGCTTTGCAAATATACGTGGTCGACCAGTATGACCGCATGGACAAGGCCACTCCGATTGACCAAACGACGGAGATTTTCTCTCGTTATGAGGGAGCACGTATTATCGATCGTCTTTATGTCGATCCGGACAATTATACGCGAGCTGAAAAGCTTCTTGTGGACAAACGAGTCTAAGCAAACAAAGGGGCCACGGAGCCCCTTCTGTTTTTTTATAGAGCGGGGAACGAATTTTTCCTCATTCCCTTTAGTAGTTCCGCAATTATCCCGATCTAGACCTAGGGAGTGCGATGAAACTACGCCGAGCCTTTACTTTTTTGGTAGTGTCTCTTTTTGCGACATCGAATGCATTTGCAGTCGGAAGTGATGCCGTCGCAAGTGGTGCGGCCGCAAAGGGCGGAGGCGCAGCTTCTTCAGGTCCATCCCCTATCGTCGTCAGTGTTGATGCCATCGCCGCGATGGTTCCGGC
The sequence above is drawn from the Bdellovibrionales bacterium genome and encodes:
- a CDS encoding HD domain-containing protein; translated protein: MEIRDPVHGSIYYSEPEVAVLDTAEYQRLRAIKQLGFAEFSFPGATHNRYLHSVGVAHLAGQAFDSIFKALPFSKNSTRLRLRQAFRLAALLHDVGHGPLSHTSELVMPHVESLNVKVYEQSIKPEMHKNRRANHEDYTIKYVTDSQIAETIRHGFHDLLPIHVACLIDKTLICPDDFFMDNGIDYRPILSQLVSSELDVDRMDYLERDSFFCGTNYGKIDLGWILQNMTARMMDGKMYLALNRRALYAFDDFLISRHHMYLMVYFHHKSIIYEEMLNRYLTSPDCTFVLPSDIQEYTKYNDYKLHEHLASAQNPWAQRIAQRKPYRVLVELHNTAEDGRAENIKKILEAEDIDTIWASSKARLSKYHTASAEDRALQIYVVDQYDRMDKATPIDQTTEIFSRYEGARIIDRLYVDPDNYTRAEKLLVDKRV